A stretch of the Neofelis nebulosa isolate mNeoNeb1 chromosome 1, mNeoNeb1.pri, whole genome shotgun sequence genome encodes the following:
- the LOC131487329 gene encoding olfactory receptor 2H1-like, which yields MTNKSFPTGFILLGFSEWPHLEMLLFWIVIILYTMIILSNSTIILLSCVDPHLYTPMYFFLSNLSFLDLCFTTTTVPHMLSNLWGPGKIITYTGCVIQLCMLLCLGATECVMLVVMAFDRYIAICQPLHYTIIMDHQFCWKLVLIAWISGLIESVTQIPVTLQLPFCTHHRLDDFLCEVPALIRLTCGDTSASEWQMTVSAVLFTIVPLGLILTSYGYIAQALGKIQSKDGRQKAIATCSSHLIVVFMFYGTVAPVYTYPKNHFASNYSKFFTFFYTVVTPLLNPLIYSLRNKDVKDALIQLLRRGSP from the coding sequence ATGACCAACAAGAGTTTCCCAACTGGCTTTATTCTTCTTGGTTTCTCTGAATGGCCTCATCTAGAAATGCTTCTTTTCTGGATTGTGATCATCTTGTACACAATGATCATCCTCTCCAACTCAACTATTATCTTGCTTTCTTGTGTGGACCCTCATCTCTACACTCCCATGTACTTCTTTCTTAGCAATCTTTCCTTCTTGGATCTCTGCTTTACCACAACCACTGTTCCCCATATGTTGTCCAACTTGTGGGGACCTGGCAAGATCATCACCTACACAGGCTGTGTCATCCAACTCTGCATGTTACTCTGTCTTGGTGCCACAGAATGTGTCATGTTGGTGGTGATGGCCTTTGATCGTTACATTGCTATCTGCCAACCCCTGCACTATACCATCATCATGGATCATCAGTTCTGTTGGAAGCTGGTGTTAATAGCCTGGATCTCTGGCCTAATAGAATCTGTTACCCAGATTCCTGTCACACTTCAGCTTCCCTTCTGCACCCACCACCGCCTAGATGACTTTCTCTGTGAGGTTCCTGCCCTCATACGCTTGACATGTGGAGACACCTCGGCCAGTGAGTGGCAGATGACAGTCTCTGCTGTTCTTTTCACCATCGTACCACTGGGGTTGATCCTGACTTCCTATGGCTACATAGCTCAAGCTTTAGGTAAAATCCAATCCAAGGATGGAAGACAGAAAGCCATTGCCACCTGCTCTTCCCACCTCATTGTGGTCTTTATGTTTTATGGAACAGTGGCACCAGTGTATACATACCCTAAGAATCACTTTGCTTCAAATTATAGCAAGTTCTTTACATTCTTCTACACCGTGGTCACACCATTGTTAAATCCGCTCATCTATTCCCTAAggaacaaagatgtaaaagatgcCCTGATACAACTGCTAAGAAGAGGATCACCATAA